The Natribaculum luteum genome contains the following window.
TACTCGCTCATCTCGAATGAACCCCGATCCGAGATCGATTTTCCCTATTGCTCGAAGTCGTGAGATACGATCCGTATAACGGATTGTCGAGGACTTTCGCTCTCGATCGTCCGCCGATCTCGAAGGAGGCATGTTCGTGGTCGTATACAAGTATAAATAGAGACTATTGCACGAAATAGTACTAGAATTGTCTATTAATGTGGTTAAAAATAAACTCGAAATACATTTACTCCTTCGAGGTGCGAGACGACGCGTCGCCCGTTCGGCTTCACTCGAGAAGCGGCCGCGACGAGTTCGCGACGACGAGGAGACTGCTCACCGTGACGGCAGCAGTCGTCACCAGCGGGTTCAACGCGCCCACTACTGCGACGGGGATCACGATCGCGTTGTAGCCGAGTCCCAGCCAGAGATTCCGTTCGACGCGTCGTCCCGCAGCAACCGAGAGGGAGAACGCTCGCTCGACCGCCACGAGCTCGTCGTCGACGATGGCGAGGTCGGCGGCGTCCGACGCCAGTGCCGTACCGCCGCCGAGAGAGATCCCGAGGTCGGCCTCGGCGAGCGCGGGCGCGTCGTTCGTTCCGTCGCCGACCATCGCCACCCTGCCGTCGGCTTTCAGTCGCCGAATCGTCGCCGTCTTCCCCTCGGGCGGGACGCTCGCGAACACGTACTCGACGTCGGGGTGGCGACTGAAGACGTCGGTCGCCGCTTCGTCGTCGCCGGTGAGGACCACGACCTCGATCCCCGCCTCGGTCATCGCGGTGACGGTCTCCTCCCAGTCGTCTCTCGGCTCGTCACCGACGATCACGACGCCGTCTGCCGCTCCATCTCGACCGACGACGACGGGGAGGCGACCGCGGTCTCGAGCCTCGCGAACGCGCGCTTCAGTCCCTTCGTCGAGAGTCCAGCCACGCTCTCGAAAGAGGTCGGGGTGGCCCACCAGTACCGTCCGTCCGTCGACGACTCCCTCGACGCCGGTCGCGTGGCTCCGGAACTCCTGGACGTCCAGTTCGTCCGCCCGACCGTCGAATCGTCCGCCGTCAGACCGCACTGGCTCGCTCCCGTCCGTTTCGTCGACGAACGCACGCTCGATCGCCCTCGCGGCCGGATGTGACGTCCGCCGCTCCAGTACGGCGGCGGCCCGCAGGAGCTCCTCCGACGCGTCGGCTTCGAGGACTGTCATCTCGCCAGTCGTGAGCGTCCCCGTCTTGTCGAAGACGACGACGTCGACGTCCCGGAGCCGTTCGAAGACGGTCTCGTCGAAGACGACGATCCCCCGCTCCATCGCCTCCTGGATGCTCGAGGCGACCGAAAGCGGCGTCGCGAAGCCAAGCGCCCACGGACTCGAGACGATCACGGTCAGGAGCACGGCCAGCAGCGTCGCCGTCGGACTCGCGCCGAGGAGGAACCGTACCACGCCGACCACGGCGGCGGCACCCAGGACGAGCGGGAGGGCAGTCGCGGCGAGTCGCTCGGCACGGCGCTGCACACCGTGTTCTGCAGACTGGAGGTCCCAGACGTCGCGCGTGAGTCGGTCGATGCTGCTCGTCGTCTCCGTGCCCACTTCGACGACCGCCGCGTCGCCCGTGACGACCGAGCCACCGACGACGTCGTCGCCGGCTCGTTTCGAGACCGGGAGCGACTCCCCGGTGACGACGGCCTCGTCGACCGTACAGCCGCCGTCGACGAGCGTCCCGTCGACCGGAATTCGCTCGCCCTGCCGGACGAGAACCCGGTCGCCGGGCTCGAGGTCCCCCACCGGGACGTCGCTCGTCGTCCCACCCGGTTCGTACCGCCGTGCCTCGTCGACCTGCGAGACCGTCAGGTCCGTGAGCCGATTCATCGCGCGCCGTTTGGCCGTCTCCTCGTAGAACGACGCTGCCATCACCACGGCGGCGACCACGATTGTCAGATCGTAGTAGACGTCGATCCGTCCCGTGAGGCCGGCGACCGTCCCGTAGAGGTAGGCGCTCACGATCGTCAGCGTCGCCAGCAGGTCGGTGCTCGGACGTCGCATCTTCAGGCTGACGTACGCACCGCGCAGGAGCGGCATCCCCGTGAAGTAGAGGATCGCTCCCGTCAGCACGGAGAACAGCCGCACGAACGCCAGTCCGTCGAAGCCGCCGAAGCTGTCACGGAACAGCGCCAGCATCCCCGCGTCGGAGAACGACGCGAGATACACCGGATACAGGACCGCGACGTAGGGGACCAGCATGAACATCCCGAAGACGACGCCGACGATGTACCGAAACTCGAGTACGTCGTCCGTCCGGCGCTTCCGGAGGCCGTGCATCTCCCGCGACCGCTGTGTTCCGCCCTCTTCGTCTGTGCCACTCGCTTCCTCGCGAAGGTACGCCGTGTAGCCGACCGTACTCAGCGCGTCCCTGAGTTCGCGTTTCGACACGCGATCGGGGTCGTGGTCGACTCGCACGACCTCCGTGACGTAACTCGCCGCCGCGCTCTCGACGCCGTCGCGAGCCTCGGCGACCGACTCGAGAAACGACTCGCACATCGCCGAGTGCATCCCGTCGACCCGAAAGAACGTGCGGGCCAGTGCGTCGTTTGCGTACTCGACGTCGGATCGCTGCGTCCGACCGTGCGTTTCCTCGCCGTGAGAAGGTTCGACGGCGCTTTCGTCTCCGGCTTCGACTGTCCCGAGCGTCTCGTACACGTCTCGACAGCCGGACGAACAGAACTGCTCGCCGGACTCGGCTTCGACGGCCGACCCGGAGGGTGCCGTCCCACACAGTGTGCAACGGTCACTCCCCTCTCGTCGATCACTCACACGCGAACAGTGCACGCTCGAGGGCAATAACAGTGGCGTCAGAACGTGCAGCGAACGGCGGTGACCGCCCGGCACGTTCGACGTCGGGACGTTCGTCGACATCGTCAGAAAAGGAGACGAGTAACTCGTCAAACCGCTTCGAGGCGGTCGTCACACGTCTCGAGTGCGGCTTGCTTCCCGCTGGGGTAGTTTGTCATGGTCGCCGCCGCCGCCGTCGTCGAGAATGCCTTTCACCACGTTCATCTCTTCGGTACGTTCCTCCTGGTCGTAGCTTGGAGCCGTCGACGCGTCGGAAGCCCCGAAAACAACGGGTTCGAACTCTCTACTCGGGAGTTCGGTTTAGTCGTAGAACGTGACGTCTGCTGACGGGCGCGACGGGTCTTCACCACCGCGCTTGCTGCCACTTTTGGGGTTTCGAGATTCATGATCACTGCTGGATTTCTCTCCATCGGCGGTCTGCTTTCTCGCGCTTCGATGCGCGGTCGTAGTGCTTGTCGAGAATCTGGTTCGAGGCATCGAGTCGATCGGAAACGATCCCTCGAGCGACCCCCTCGTTACGGTACTTCGTGACTCGAGCTTTCCGGAGATCGTGAGGTGACCGGGTCGAGGGGCACTTGCACGCCGTGTTGTACGACGTCCACTCGCACGTCTCCGGATCTTCGTCGTGGGGACACTCGTCGCCGATCTGGCACGGCTTGGTCCACCTGTAGACGATGTTCCGGAGCGTCGAGGGCGCGACGCGTCCCTGGGCGGTCGAAACGAGCGGTCGTCGACCCTCGTCGTCGGTCACCGTCTTTCGAGGACCGGAAATGTAATCGCGTAGCGTCTGTGCCACCCGGTCGCTGATTCGGTTGACCCGTTCGCCGCCCTCGTCGTTCTTCAACGGCGTTCCCGTCTCCGGTCGGTGAACGAACTCGACCGTCGGTTTCCGTCCATCGAGTTCGCAGTCACCGACGTCGAGCGCGCGGATACCACCGAGGCGGGCACCCGTATGCCAGATGAGCAAGAACACCACGTGGTCCCGGCTCGCGTACTCGTACCGGTCCAGGTACTCGAGGATCGGCGGGATTCGCTCGGGGACCATCGTGCTGTCGCTCACCTCCTGGCCCGGTGAGAGACTTGGGAGCGGAACCTTCAGATACAGATCCTCGTGAACCGCTTCGATCTCCCCGCAGAACTTCAGGAACGACCGAACAGTCGTCAACACCGAGTGGAGCGTCTTCGGGGCGATCTCCTCGTCTTGCCCCTTCGAATACCCGCCTTCGCGTCGCCACACGCGGAAGTGGTAGAGATCCCGGCCCGACAACTCGTTCATGTTGTCGATTCCGGCCTCTTCGCGACACCACTCGACGAACGCGCGCAGGTGACTCCGGTGTGAAACGCGCGTCCACTCCGCGTTGCTGTCACGCATCGCGTCCAGGTGGAGCTTGACGGCCTGCTCGGGTGTGATCGGCTCGAGGCCGCTCACCTATTCTCCCCCCAGTTCGACGCGTGACCTTTCGGCCCAAAGCCCACGGACGCTTTCTCCTCGGCGTCGTCGCGCTCGTACAGCTGATCGGCGATCGCCGTCTGGATCGCTCGCCCGGAGCGCTGCCGTGGTTCGGACTCCGGACAGTGGTAGTCGTCGACGCGAGCAGCGAGGTCGTCCATCGAGACGAGGAGTTCGCACAGAACCGCGTTCTGGTAGCGCAGTTCCGTCGCGATCGCCTCGAGGGCGTCGGCCTGTCGCTCGAGTGCGTGGAACTCGTCGCTCACGCAGAACCACCCCGGAGGGAGTCGTAGGGGCCGGCACGCGTCAGCAACCGGAGGTCGTCACGGTGAACGGTTTCACCGGACGCGAGGTTGTGCAAGTGGTCGAACTCGGGATCGTAGTCGTCACCAGCGTAGGTGCGCGCGCACTCGGCACACCAGAAGTGGTTGTTCGTCGCTTCCCAGCTGCGATGGCCGCGGGGGCAAACCCACTTCCATCGATCTGTCTCATCATCCAAGTCGATCGTCGTCACCATCGGTCGTTGCTGACGGAGTTGTCCGTAAAAGGACGAATCCTTGGGTGGTCGGTGAAAGTGAAAGTGGACGACGGAATCGCTCTCGCGCCTGTTCTCGAGAGTGTCAGCCGCACTAGTCGAATTTCGGTGACTGTCGCGACAGGTGAAAGTAGTCCGGGCCGTGGGCTGTGAGCCGTGGGCCGATCGGTGCAATCGAGCGGGAGGTTTATCTCCCGCGGAATCGTGCGCTTGCATGCTTCCGTAACCTGGATACGGGAGCCAGGCGGGCCGGTGCCCCTAACACCGGGTCCGCATTCCTACTGAGGACCCGGCCGGGTAGCGGCGGGTCCGTCTGACTTCCGTCACTGTGACCGAAACATCCCACTCACTTATACTTAACCGACCGTACGTTAATCTACAGAGTATCGTATGTTGCTACCAGTTAATCCAACCAGTATTGCTAAAATGCCAGCACAGCACGTACCAGTATGCGACGACCGAGGGTATCGTGGATGACACAAGCAGACGACCGAATCCTCGAGACCCTCGCCGATAGCGGTCTTATACTCTCTCC
Protein-coding sequences here:
- a CDS encoding tyrosine-type recombinase/integrase; the encoded protein is MSGLEPITPEQAVKLHLDAMRDSNAEWTRVSHRSHLRAFVEWCREEAGIDNMNELSGRDLYHFRVWRREGGYSKGQDEEIAPKTLHSVLTTVRSFLKFCGEIEAVHEDLYLKVPLPSLSPGQEVSDSTMVPERIPPILEYLDRYEYASRDHVVFLLIWHTGARLGGIRALDVGDCELDGRKPTVEFVHRPETGTPLKNDEGGERVNRISDRVAQTLRDYISGPRKTVTDDEGRRPLVSTAQGRVAPSTLRNIVYRWTKPCQIGDECPHDEDPETCEWTSYNTACKCPSTRSPHDLRKARVTKYRNEGVARGIVSDRLDASNQILDKHYDRASKREKADRRWREIQQ
- a CDS encoding heavy metal translocating P-type ATPase → MSDRREGSDRCTLCGTAPSGSAVEAESGEQFCSSGCRDVYETLGTVEAGDESAVEPSHGEETHGRTQRSDVEYANDALARTFFRVDGMHSAMCESFLESVAEARDGVESAAASYVTEVVRVDHDPDRVSKRELRDALSTVGYTAYLREEASGTDEEGGTQRSREMHGLRKRRTDDVLEFRYIVGVVFGMFMLVPYVAVLYPVYLASFSDAGMLALFRDSFGGFDGLAFVRLFSVLTGAILYFTGMPLLRGAYVSLKMRRPSTDLLATLTIVSAYLYGTVAGLTGRIDVYYDLTIVVAAVVMAASFYEETAKRRAMNRLTDLTVSQVDEARRYEPGGTTSDVPVGDLEPGDRVLVRQGERIPVDGTLVDGGCTVDEAVVTGESLPVSKRAGDDVVGGSVVTGDAAVVEVGTETTSSIDRLTRDVWDLQSAEHGVQRRAERLAATALPLVLGAAAVVGVVRFLLGASPTATLLAVLLTVIVSSPWALGFATPLSVASSIQEAMERGIVVFDETVFERLRDVDVVVFDKTGTLTTGEMTVLEADASEELLRAAAVLERRTSHPAARAIERAFVDETDGSEPVRSDGGRFDGRADELDVQEFRSHATGVEGVVDGRTVLVGHPDLFRERGWTLDEGTEARVREARDRGRLPVVVGRDGAADGVVIVGDEPRDDWEETVTAMTEAGIEVVVLTGDDEAATDVFSRHPDVEYVFASVPPEGKTATIRRLKADGRVAMVGDGTNDAPALAEADLGISLGGGTALASDAADLAIVDDELVAVERAFSLSVAAGRRVERNLWLGLGYNAIVIPVAVVGALNPLVTTAAVTVSSLLVVANSSRPLLE